Proteins from a single region of Xenopus laevis strain J_2021 chromosome 9_10S, Xenopus_laevis_v10.1, whole genome shotgun sequence:
- the LOC108704265 gene encoding oocyte zinc finger protein XlCOF8.4-like — protein MSNIIQLLTGEVAIRTHHVSIYFSLDEWDYIKGNKDLYEEGMKEEPQQLHPLDCEYEDKRDITADLGGTLCCNNEPSKVGTEGADFCAEGNVTNPEISPVEQPPPANEIKEEGTSCEEGNQSDCSITPLSEQIQGTDTPTPSMGCTLNNSSADTSNGIKGKVILCEGGNQSDCSINQFTEHAQGTDTPTPNTVIYNCSECHKRFRSKSGFVKHQKTHTGETPFVCFVCEKRFVCHSDLIGHQRIHTGEKPFSCTECGKCFSRRSHLNSHHKTHTGEKSFLCFACGKCFASRSHLTAHHRTHTGEKPFSCSECGKCFINQACLRIHKRIHTGEKPFTCTECGKGFKDRSSLTVHHRTHTGEKPYTCTECGKGFKERSSLTVHHRSHTGEKPFSCSECGKCFINQACLRVHKRIHTGEKPFPCTECEKSFSDRACLRGHKRTHTGEKPYSCSECGKCFRDGAGLRVHKRIHTGEKPYTCSDWFDLYLHIPRKKSDDGGALHAPGSVIQKENNKNDKKILELMSNIIQLLTGEVAIRTHHVSIYFSLDEWDYIKGNKDLYEEGMKEEPQQLHPLDCEYEDKRDITADLGGTLCCNNEPSKVGTEGADFCAEGNVTNPEISPVEQPPPANEIKEEGTSCEEGNQSDCSINPLSEQIQGTDIPTPSMGCTLNNSSADTSNGIKGKVILCEGGNQSDCSINQFTEQIQGTDTPTPIMGCMNNSSADIFTSNGIKEELTSWEWGNQSDCSIYQHTEQIQGIDTPTPIMGCSLNNSFLVNYISDDMKKEAASSEEGDLSDIRIITVSDSVLETNTSALFVGESLNTRFSPSCEGGNQSDCSINPLTEHAQGTDTPTPNTVIYNCSECHKRFRTKAGFVKHQKTHTGETPFVCFVCEKRFVCHSDLIGHQRSHTGEKPFSCTECGKCFSHRSHLNSHHKTHTGEKSFLCFACGKCFARRAHLTAHHRTHKGEKPYSCSECGKRFSYRSHLNCHYKIHTGEKSFLCLACGKCFARRAHLTEHQRIHTGEKPYSCSECGKCFASRALFTKHGRIHRGEKPFICSPCGKHFTFHSDLLAHQRIHTGEKPFSCTECGKCFQRRQQLIVHLRTHTGEKPFSCSKCGKSFIDRPRLTVHLRTHTGEKPFPCPDCGKCFSNHAGLRLHKKIHTGEKPFSCAECGKSFTYRTDLTVHHRIHTGEKPFTCTECGKCFARRFQLTVHSRLHKAVSANNCSDIQL, from the exons ACTGTGAATATGAAGATAAGAGAGATATTACAGCTGATCTGGGAGGAACATTATGTTGTAATAATGAGCCAAGCAAGGTTGGGACTGAAGGAGCAGATTTCTGTGCTGAAGGAAATGTCACAAACCCTGAAATTTCTCCAGtggaacagcccccaccagccaatgAGATTAAAGAGGAAGGGACTTCATGTGAagagggaaaccaatcagattgcagcattactCCACTttcagaacagatacagggaacagatacacctactcctagCATGGGCTGCACCCTGAATAACAGCTCAGCAGATACATCAAAtggtattaaagggaaagtgattTTATGTGAAggaggaaaccaatcagattgcagcattaatcaatttacagaacatgcacagggaacagatacacctactcccAATACAGTGATATATAACTGCTCTGAATGCCACAAACGTTTTAGATCTAAGTCCGGTTTTGTCAAGCATCAGAAAACTCACACAGGAGAAACACCATTTGTCTGTTTTGTGTGTGAGAAACgttttgtgtgtcattcagatcTCATTGGACACCaaagaattcacacaggagagaaacccttctcttgtacagaatgtggcaagtGTTTCTCACGTCGTTCACACTTAAACAGCCACCACAAAACACACACAGGAGAGAAATCGTTCCTTTGTTTTgcatgtgggaaatgttttgctaGTCGCTCACATCTTACTGCCCATCACAgaacccacacaggggagaaaccattttcctgttctgaatgtgggaaatgttttatcaATCAGGCATGCCTTAGGATTCATAAacgaattcacacaggagagaaaccattcacttgtactgAATGTGGGAAAGGCTTTAAAGATCGCTCAAGTCTTACTGTACATCACAgaacccacacaggggagaaaccatataCCTGCACTGAATGTGGGAAAGGCTTTAAAGAGCGCTCAAGTCTTACTGTACATCACAGatcccacacaggggagaaaccattttcctgttctgaatgtgggaaatgttttatcaATCAGGCATGCCTTAGGGTTCATAAacgaattcacacaggagagaaaccattccctTGTACTGA ATGTGAGAAAAGTTTCAGCGATCGGGCTTGTCTTAGAGGCCACAAAAGAactcacacgggagagaaaccatACAGCTGTAgtgaatgtggcaaatgtttccGTGATGGTGCAGGCCTTAGAGTCCATAAAAGaattcacacgggggagaaaccgtACACCTGTAGTGACTGGTTTGATCTGTATCTACAC atccctaggaagaagtcagatgatgggggggccctgcatgcccctggctccgtcatacagaaggaaaataacaagaatgacaagaagatcctggaactcatgtccaacatcatccagctgctgactggagag gttgccataaggactcatcatgtttccatctatttttccttggacgagtgggactatataaaaggaaacaaggacctTTATGAGGAAGGAATGAAGGAGGAGCCACAGCAGCTCCACCCACTGG ACTGTGAATATGAAGATAAGAGAGATATTACAGCTGATCTGGGAGGAACATTATGTTGTAATAATGAACCAAGCAAGGTTGGGACTGAAGGAGCAGATTTCTGTGCTGAAGGAAATGTCACAAACCCTGAAATTTCTCCAGtggaacagcccccaccagccaatgAGATTAAAGAGGAAGGGACTTCATGTGAagagggaaaccaatcagattgcagcattaatccactttcagaacagatacagggaacagatataCCTACTCCTAGCATGGGCTGCACCCTGAATAACAGCTCAGCAGATACATCAAAtggtattaaagggaaagtgattTTATGTGAAggaggaaaccaatcagattgcagcattaatcaatttacagaacagatacagggaacagatacacctactcctatcatgggcTGCATGAATAATAGCTCAGCAGATATTTTTACATCAAATGGTATTAAAGAGGAACTGACTTCATGGGAAtggggaaaccaatcagattgcagcatttaTCAACacacagaacagatacagggaatagatacacctactcctattATGGGATGCAGCCTGAATAACAGTTTTCTGGTTAATTATATATCAGATGATATGAAAAAGGAGGCAGCTTCATCTGAAGAAGGGGACCTTTCTGATATTAGAATTATAACTGTTTCAGACTCAGTACTGGAAACAAATACATCTGCTCTTTTTGTTGGAGAGAGCCTTAATACCAGATTCTCACCTTCATGTGAAgggggaaaccaatcagattgcagcattaatccacttacagaacatgcacagggaacagatacacctactcccAATACAGTGATATATAACTGCTCTGAATGCCACAAACGTTTTAGAACTAAGGCCGGTTTTGTCAAGCATCAGAAAACTCACACAGGAGAAACACCATTTGTCTGTTTTGTGTGTGAGAAACgttttgtgtgtcattcagatcTCATTGGACACCAAAGaagtcacacaggagagaaacccttctcttgtacagaatgtggcaagtGTTTCTCACATCGTTCACACTTAAACAGCCACCACAAAACACACACAGGAGAGAAATCGTTCCTTTGTTTTGCATGTGGGAAATGTTTCGCTCGTCGCGCACATCTTACTGCCCATCACAGAACTCACAAGGGGGAGAAACCgtattcttgttctgaatgtgggaaaaggTTTTCATATCGTTCACACCTAAACTGCCACTACAAAATACACACAGGAGAGAAATCATTCCTTTGTCTTgcatgtgggaaatgttttgctcGTCGGGCACATCTTACTGAGCATCAaagaattcacacaggggagaaaccatattcgtgttctgaatgtgggaaatgttttgcatCTCGTGCGCTGTTTACTAAACACGGCAGAATACACagaggagagaaaccattcatttGTTCTCCATGCgggaaacattttacatttcactCCGACCTTTTAGCACATCAGAGgattcacacgggggagaaaccgtTCTCTTGTACtgagtgtgggaaatgttttcAAAGACGTCAACAACTCATTGTGCATCTgagaactcacacaggagagaaaccattttcctGTTCTAAATGTGGGAAAAGTTTCATAGATCGCCCGCGTCTTACTGTGCACCTCAGAactcacacgggggagaaaccatttccCTGCCCTGATTGTGGGAAGTGTTTCAGTAATCACGCAGGCCTTCGGCtccataaaaaaattcacacaggagagaaaccgttTTCCTGTGCCGAATGTGGGAAATCTTTCACCTATCGGACAGACCTTACTGTCCATCacagaattcacacaggagagaaaccattcacttgtactgaatgtgggaaatgttttgcacGTCGCTTTCAGCTTACTGTACATTCCCGGTTACACAAAGCAGTTTCTGCTAATAACTGCAGTGACATACAACTCTGA